A window of the Candidatus Paceibacterota bacterium genome harbors these coding sequences:
- the rpsL gene encoding 30S ribosomal protein S12: protein MPTLSQLVRKGRKSNAKKSKTVALAKNFNVLKNRPVKIESPFKRGVCLKVFTTTPKKPNSALRKVARVKLSNGMEVTAYIPGEGHNLQEHSVVLLRGGRVKDLPGVRYHIVRGLYDTAGVDKRRQQRSKYGRKKPAEKK from the coding sequence GTGCCCACTCTCAGTCAATTAGTTAGAAAAGGCAGAAAGTCTAATGCCAAAAAAAGCAAAACAGTTGCTTTGGCCAAGAATTTTAATGTCCTTAAAAATAGACCGGTGAAAATTGAGTCTCCCTTTAAAAGAGGAGTCTGCCTTAAGGTTTTTACTACTACACCCAAGAAACCAAACTCTGCGCTTAGAAAAGTTGCTAGGGTAAAGCTTTCAAATGGGATGGAAGTGACTGCTTACATTCCTGGTGAAGGACACAACCTCCAAGAGCATTCTGTAGTGTTATTAAGGGGCGGGAGGGTTAAGGATTTACCAGGTGTTCGTTACCATATCGTGAGAGGACTTTATGATACTGCTGGAGTAGATAAACGTCGTCAGCAGAGAAGCAAATATGGTCGCAAGAAGCCTGCCGAGAAGAAATAG
- the rpsG gene encoding 30S ribosomal protein S7, whose product MRTPIKHNKHLEPDVKYNDVEVSKLINYVMKNGEKSIATKLVYAAFDIIKEETKQDPMEVFKLAMANVEPALEIKTQRIGGANYQIPFPVRPERKIALAFRWILEASRSKKGQPMAQKLAAEIIAASKEEGNAVRKKNDTQRMAEANRAFAHFAQ is encoded by the coding sequence ATGCGTACACCCATTAAACATAACAAGCATTTAGAACCAGACGTCAAATATAATGACGTGGAAGTGTCTAAACTTATCAATTATGTGATGAAAAATGGCGAAAAGAGTATTGCCACCAAGTTAGTTTATGCCGCCTTTGATATCATTAAAGAAGAAACAAAGCAAGATCCTATGGAAGTTTTTAAGCTCGCTATGGCTAATGTGGAGCCTGCCTTAGAAATCAAGACCCAAAGAATCGGAGGCGCTAATTATCAAATTCCTTTTCCTGTTAGACCAGAACGCAAGATTGCTTTGGCTTTTCGTTGGATTTTAGAAGCTAGTAGGAGTAAGAAAGGGCAGCCTATGGCTCAAAAACTAGCGGCTGAAATTATAGCAGCCTCCAAGGAAGAAGGAAATGCTGTGAGAAAAAAGAATGATACCCAAAGAATGGCTGAGGCTAACCGCGCTTTTGCCCACTTTGCTCAATAA